One window of Mucilaginibacter inviolabilis genomic DNA carries:
- a CDS encoding LytR/AlgR family response regulator transcription factor encodes MKKHACIVVDDEPFAINWLTNYINSMPNLYLIKSYTDPLEALKEIINGDMVDLILLDINMPSITGIDLSREIRKKTRKLIFSTAYKQYGYEAFEVEADAYLLKPYTISKFVGTLARIFPANESPKDLSISPDDFFFVKNKDEHLKIVKINYSDVVAVESKLNYVQIHTLSKKILTYMSLSEISKTLRHLQFFVQFQRSFIIGKRHIESIDGNTIKMVTGLQITVGEYYRKDFSAFLTERLIKAGRKT; translated from the coding sequence AACATGCTTGTATCGTTGTAGACGACGAACCCTTTGCGATTAATTGGCTGACCAATTATATTAATTCTATGCCTAATCTTTATCTTATAAAATCTTATACGGACCCGTTAGAGGCATTGAAAGAAATCATCAATGGAGATATGGTCGATTTGATATTGTTAGACATTAACATGCCTAGTATCACCGGCATAGATTTATCGAGGGAGATCAGAAAAAAAACGAGAAAATTAATTTTTTCTACGGCTTATAAGCAGTACGGATATGAAGCCTTTGAAGTTGAAGCCGATGCTTATTTGTTGAAGCCTTATACCATATCAAAATTTGTCGGCACACTTGCCAGGATATTTCCAGCGAATGAGAGTCCCAAAGACTTGTCAATATCTCCTGACGATTTCTTTTTCGTGAAAAATAAAGATGAGCATTTAAAAATAGTCAAGATCAATTACTCGGATGTCGTAGCCGTTGAGAGCAAGTTAAATTATGTGCAGATACATACTTTAAGCAAGAAGATACTTACTTACATGTCTTTATCTGAAATCTCAAAAACGCTGAGGCATTTGCAGTTTTTCGTACAGTTCCAGCGGAGCTTCATTATCGGGAAAAGACACATCGAATCCATAGATGGCAATACGATTAAAATGGTTACGGGGCTACAAATAACGGTTGGAGAGTATTATCGTAAAGATTTTTCAGCATTTTTGACTGAAAGATTGATAAAGGCAGGGCGAAAGACTTAG